One region of Streptomyces davaonensis JCM 4913 genomic DNA includes:
- a CDS encoding ROK family transcriptional regulator, translating into MTTDTAGAGELLTILRDGRSRTRADLVKLTGLARSTVGVRLDALLKQGWVVPEGEAVSSGGRPAVSYAFNPEARVVLAADLGALHARAAVTNLAAGILAERRTELAIAEGPETVLGWLADAFTELLEETGHTREEVSGVGVGLPGPVSHETGRPINPPIMPGWDDFDVAGWLGSRLGAPVLVDNDVNIMALGEHWSTIRDVEHMIFVKIGTGIGSGLITEHRLHRGAQGAAGDIGHVRVADADPDVMCPCGNTGCLEAIAGGNALAARLRVSGIEARNAGDVIAQVRAAEPAAISLVREAGRNVGDVLASLVSFFNPSVIVIGGELAEAGEHLLAGVRERVYSRSLPLATANLQIRVSRLGEQVGVIGAAAMVIDEALASDAIDRTLA; encoded by the coding sequence TTGACGACAGACACGGCCGGTGCCGGCGAACTGCTGACGATCCTGCGCGACGGCCGGTCCCGCACCCGCGCGGACCTGGTCAAGCTGACCGGCCTGGCCCGGTCCACAGTCGGTGTGCGCCTGGACGCGCTGCTCAAGCAGGGATGGGTCGTACCCGAGGGCGAAGCCGTGTCCTCGGGCGGACGTCCCGCCGTCTCCTACGCATTCAACCCGGAAGCCCGTGTCGTGCTCGCCGCGGACCTGGGTGCCCTGCACGCACGCGCCGCCGTCACCAACCTCGCCGCCGGCATCCTGGCCGAGCGGCGCACTGAACTCGCCATCGCCGAGGGGCCGGAGACGGTCCTCGGCTGGCTCGCCGACGCCTTCACCGAACTACTCGAAGAGACCGGGCACACACGCGAAGAGGTCAGCGGGGTGGGCGTCGGCCTCCCCGGCCCCGTATCGCACGAAACCGGCCGCCCGATCAACCCTCCGATCATGCCCGGCTGGGACGACTTCGACGTCGCGGGGTGGCTGGGCTCGCGGCTCGGCGCCCCCGTCCTGGTCGACAACGACGTCAACATCATGGCCCTGGGCGAACACTGGTCCACGATTCGCGACGTCGAGCACATGATCTTCGTCAAGATCGGCACGGGCATCGGCTCGGGCCTCATCACGGAGCACCGGCTGCACCGCGGGGCCCAGGGAGCCGCCGGTGACATCGGGCATGTCCGGGTGGCCGACGCGGACCCGGACGTGATGTGCCCCTGCGGCAACACCGGCTGCCTGGAGGCCATCGCCGGAGGCAACGCGCTCGCCGCCCGGCTGCGCGTATCGGGGATCGAGGCACGGAACGCCGGGGACGTCATCGCCCAGGTCCGGGCGGCCGAGCCCGCCGCCATCTCACTCGTGCGTGAGGCGGGGCGGAACGTCGGTGACGTGCTGGCCTCCCTGGTGAGCTTCTTCAATCCCAGCGTCATCGTCATCGGCGGTGAGCTCGCCGAGGCCGGAGAGCACCTGCTGGCAGGTGTCCGCGAGCGCGTCTACAGCCGTTCCCTCCCGCTGGCCACCGCCAACCTCCAGATCCGCGTCTCCCGCCTGGGCGAACAGGTGGGTGTCATCGGCGCCGCAGCCATGGTCATCGACGAGGCCCTCGCCTCGGACGCGATCGACCGCACGCTCGCCTGA
- a CDS encoding ricin-type beta-trefoil lectin domain protein, with the protein MPPVRHRYRRLGAPLALLLIACLAHVLGTAAPASAATVGSITGFSQAGDTFTITAGPAKVRVDFARADIFRLWLAPDGTFTDPVGSKLATKTEFGAVNPTYADAGDHYRISTNSLTLRAYKSPLRFALYKADNATLIWSETSGLTWDASSVTQSLSRGADEQFYGTGLRLGQWALRGMSVPVKVDNQWKENTNASPAPFYMSTNGYAVMRNTWKPGQYNFHSPVTTRHDESRYDAYFFVGDTPKNLLGDYTDVTGKPFLAPIWGLELGNADCWSTYNTDPEQGPQNRPGHLKTPDVLDYARDARAKDMPSGWFLPNDGYGCEYEELPSTVSELKKLGFQSGLWTERSLSNIGWEVGTAGSRAVKTDVAWVGGGYEPAFDGVQAAVNGIENNSDARRFVWTVDGWAGTHRNAVVWTGDTFGTWNDMRWHVPAIAGAAFSGFNYATGDVDGIYGGSGPTYVRDLQWKAFTPAFMTMSGWGATNPSAGYQDKQPWRFGEPYLSINRKYLKLKMRLTPYFYTHSANASQSGVPTVRPMALEFPGDAVSRGNLTSQQFMAGDAFLVAPVTSDTSTRDDIYLPAGTWTDYWTGKTWTGPGWIDDYKAPLDTLPLLVKAGSIVPMWPQMNHSGEKPHTPITFDIHPRGSSSFTLYEDDGVTRAHRTGAFARQKVDVTAPAQGTGDITVNVGASQGSYTGKAASRGYQLDLRVSSAPTTVKLDGTTLTAHATEAAFDAATTGWFFDPATRGGTLHIKTGTKSTSAAFTVVASGATLPNGTAPTGDAPGTGTPTGTVKGVGSGRCVDIPGANTTTGTQLVIWDCHGGPNQTWQLSSDGTVRALGVCMTAATLTDLAPVTLSPCTAAPTQQWTYEATAQRLRNPASGKCLDVNAGASANGSKLILYTCHTGTNQQWTVPS; encoded by the coding sequence ATGCCCCCAGTCCGCCACCGGTACCGCAGACTCGGTGCCCCCCTGGCCCTGCTCCTCATCGCTTGCCTGGCCCATGTGCTGGGCACGGCTGCGCCCGCCTCCGCCGCGACCGTCGGCTCCATCACCGGCTTCAGCCAGGCGGGCGACACCTTCACGATCACTGCAGGCCCGGCCAAGGTCCGGGTCGACTTCGCCCGCGCCGACATCTTCCGGTTGTGGCTCGCCCCCGACGGCACCTTCACAGACCCCGTCGGCAGCAAGCTCGCCACGAAGACCGAATTCGGCGCGGTCAACCCGACGTACGCCGATGCCGGTGACCACTACCGGATCTCGACGAACTCCCTCACCCTGCGGGCCTACAAGTCACCCCTGCGGTTCGCCCTCTACAAGGCGGACAACGCCACGCTCATCTGGTCCGAGACCTCCGGCCTGACCTGGGACGCGAGCAGCGTCACTCAGAGCCTGTCACGCGGTGCCGACGAGCAGTTCTACGGCACCGGGCTCCGCCTCGGTCAATGGGCGCTGCGCGGCATGTCCGTCCCGGTCAAGGTCGACAACCAGTGGAAGGAGAACACCAACGCCAGCCCCGCGCCGTTCTACATGTCGACCAACGGCTATGCGGTCATGCGCAACACCTGGAAGCCGGGCCAGTACAACTTCCACTCGCCCGTCACCACCCGGCACGACGAAAGCCGGTACGACGCCTACTTCTTCGTCGGGGACACACCCAAGAACCTCCTCGGCGACTACACCGACGTCACCGGCAAACCGTTCCTCGCTCCCATCTGGGGACTCGAACTCGGCAACGCAGACTGCTGGTCCACGTACAACACCGACCCGGAGCAGGGACCGCAGAACCGGCCCGGACACCTCAAGACCCCCGATGTCCTCGACTACGCCCGCGACGCCCGCGCCAAGGACATGCCGTCCGGCTGGTTCCTGCCCAACGACGGCTACGGCTGCGAGTACGAAGAACTGCCCTCCACCGTCAGTGAGTTGAAGAAGCTCGGCTTCCAGTCGGGCTTGTGGACCGAGCGAAGCCTCTCCAACATCGGCTGGGAGGTCGGCACCGCCGGATCCCGCGCCGTGAAGACCGACGTCGCCTGGGTCGGCGGCGGATACGAACCCGCCTTCGACGGCGTCCAGGCAGCCGTCAACGGAATCGAAAACAACTCCGATGCCCGGCGCTTCGTCTGGACGGTCGACGGCTGGGCCGGCACCCACCGCAACGCCGTCGTCTGGACCGGCGACACCTTCGGCACCTGGAACGACATGCGCTGGCACGTGCCCGCCATCGCCGGTGCGGCCTTCTCCGGTTTCAACTACGCGACGGGCGACGTCGACGGCATCTACGGGGGCTCCGGCCCCACGTACGTCCGCGATCTGCAGTGGAAGGCGTTCACCCCGGCGTTCATGACCATGTCCGGCTGGGGCGCCACCAACCCGTCGGCCGGGTATCAGGACAAGCAGCCCTGGAGGTTCGGCGAGCCCTATCTGTCGATCAACCGCAAGTACCTGAAGCTGAAGATGCGGTTGACGCCCTACTTCTACACGCACTCCGCCAACGCCTCGCAGTCCGGTGTGCCGACCGTCCGCCCCATGGCCCTGGAGTTCCCCGGTGACGCCGTCTCCCGGGGCAACCTCACCTCCCAGCAGTTCATGGCCGGCGACGCCTTCCTCGTCGCCCCCGTCACCTCCGACACGTCCACCCGTGACGACATCTATCTGCCCGCAGGCACCTGGACCGACTACTGGACCGGCAAGACCTGGACCGGCCCGGGTTGGATCGACGACTACAAGGCGCCCCTCGACACCCTGCCGCTGCTGGTGAAGGCCGGTTCGATCGTGCCGATGTGGCCGCAGATGAACCACAGCGGCGAGAAGCCGCACACCCCGATCACCTTCGACATCCACCCGCGCGGCTCCTCCTCCTTCACCCTTTACGAGGACGACGGGGTGACCCGCGCTCACCGGACCGGCGCATTCGCCCGTCAGAAGGTCGACGTCACCGCGCCGGCCCAGGGAACCGGCGACATCACCGTGAACGTCGGTGCTTCCCAGGGCAGTTACACGGGCAAGGCCGCCTCCCGCGGCTACCAGCTGGACCTTCGAGTCAGCAGCGCCCCGACCACAGTGAAGCTCGACGGCACGACCCTCACCGCTCACGCCACTGAGGCAGCCTTCGACGCCGCCACCACCGGCTGGTTCTTCGATCCGGCAACACGCGGGGGCACGCTCCACATCAAGACCGGAACCAAGTCGACCAGCGCGGCCTTCACCGTCGTCGCCTCCGGCGCCACACTGCCCAACGGAACCGCACCCACCGGCGACGCGCCCGGCACCGGCACCCCGACCGGCACGGTCAAGGGCGTCGGCTCCGGCCGCTGCGTGGACATCCCGGGCGCCAACACCACCACCGGGACCCAGCTCGTCATCTGGGACTGCCACGGCGGCCCCAACCAGACCTGGCAGCTCTCGTCCGACGGTACGGTCCGCGCCCTGGGCGTCTGCATGACCGCGGCCACCCTCACCGACCTGGCACCGGTCACCCTCTCCCCCTGCACCGCCGCCCCCACCCAGCAGTGGACCTACGAAGCCACCGCACAGCGTCTGCGCAATCCCGCCTCCGGCAAGTGCCTCGATGTCAACGCAGGCGCCAGCGCCAACGGCAGCAAGCTCATCCTCTACACCTGCCACACCGGCACCAACCAGCAATGGACCGTTCCCAGCTGA
- a CDS encoding family 20 glycosylhydrolase: protein MRRLAGVIAALLSAALLTLLPSPTQAAPAAAPGRQTIPALSQWTPASGSYTFTATSKIVVDPAFAAQLDDDAATFADDLRAQTGRTVPVVHGTAAAGDIRLSLGGSTPAEGYTMTVGSSIEIKASKDTGAFYGTRTVLQLLRQSPTIAAGTAIDAPTKPERGLMVDQGRKYFTVDWLRKHIKELAYLKLNTFHFHLSDNFGFRLESSTHPEIVSAQHYTKQEIRELVALAAKHHITIVPEIDFPGHMDAILAAKPELKLKSSSGVVRDSLIDLSKEASYTLISDLIKEYLPLFPGNYWHIGADEYIGHFGDSYSDYPQLHTYAKAKYGANAKPKDVYYGFINWANDIVRAGGKTMRMWNDGIRHDDGTINPAANIHVEYWYDYGLTPQQLLARGHTISNQSWNPTYYVLGGSKPDNKWGYETWHPNLFQAGGSIDQPARNLGSNVHVWADSPGAETEDQIAAGIKYTLRVIAQQTWGSPKPVPTYSEFTQLSDTIGRSPGWVRPIPGNLAYNRPVTASSTETPSFPAAQAVDGDPATRWSSAHTDPSTITVDLGSNVPISRVVLRWEAAYGKAYQIQTSTDGSTWTTRHSTAAGDGGVDDLTGLTGTGRYVRMNGTQRGTTYGYSLYEFEVYSPARTGQIKGVGSGRCLDIPASQTSPGTQLTIWDCHGDANQTWTPAADGTVRSLGVCMTAAATTAGTPVTVSPCTPSGTQLWAYETDTRRLRNTASGKCLDVSAEATANNSKLILYTCHTGANQQWTLPT from the coding sequence ATGAGACGCCTTGCCGGTGTGATCGCCGCGCTCCTGAGCGCCGCGCTTCTCACTCTCCTGCCGTCGCCGACGCAGGCCGCCCCGGCCGCGGCACCCGGCCGGCAGACCATTCCCGCCCTGAGTCAATGGACGCCCGCGTCCGGCTCGTACACCTTCACCGCCACGAGCAAGATCGTGGTCGATCCCGCCTTCGCGGCCCAACTCGACGACGACGCCGCGACCTTCGCCGACGATCTGCGCGCCCAGACCGGCCGGACCGTCCCGGTCGTGCACGGCACGGCCGCGGCCGGGGACATCCGGCTCTCCCTCGGCGGCAGTACACCGGCCGAGGGATACACGATGACCGTCGGATCGAGCATCGAGATCAAGGCGTCGAAGGACACCGGCGCGTTCTACGGCACCCGGACCGTGCTCCAGCTCCTGCGCCAGTCGCCGACCATCGCCGCGGGCACAGCCATCGACGCGCCGACCAAGCCCGAACGGGGACTCATGGTCGACCAGGGCCGCAAGTACTTCACCGTCGACTGGCTGCGCAAACACATCAAGGAGCTGGCCTACCTCAAGCTCAACACCTTCCACTTCCACCTGTCCGACAACTTCGGCTTCCGGCTGGAGTCCAGCACCCACCCCGAGATCGTCTCCGCGCAGCACTACACCAAGCAGGAGATCCGGGAGCTGGTGGCTTTGGCGGCGAAGCACCACATCACCATCGTTCCCGAGATCGACTTCCCGGGGCACATGGACGCCATCCTCGCGGCGAAGCCCGAACTCAAGCTGAAATCCAGCAGCGGCGTGGTCCGCGACAGCCTCATCGACCTGTCCAAGGAGGCCTCCTACACGCTGATCAGCGATCTGATCAAGGAGTACCTGCCGCTGTTCCCCGGCAATTACTGGCACATCGGCGCGGACGAATACATCGGCCACTTCGGCGACAGCTACAGCGACTACCCGCAGCTGCACACCTACGCCAAGGCAAAGTACGGCGCGAACGCCAAGCCCAAGGACGTCTACTACGGCTTCATCAACTGGGCGAATGACATCGTCCGCGCCGGCGGCAAGACCATGCGGATGTGGAACGACGGCATCCGGCACGATGACGGCACGATCAACCCGGCCGCCAACATCCATGTCGAGTACTGGTACGACTACGGACTCACGCCGCAGCAACTACTCGCCCGCGGCCACACCATCTCCAACCAGTCCTGGAACCCCACCTACTACGTGCTGGGCGGCAGCAAGCCGGACAACAAGTGGGGCTACGAGACGTGGCATCCCAACCTGTTCCAGGCCGGCGGCTCCATCGACCAGCCCGCCCGCAACCTGGGCAGCAACGTCCACGTATGGGCCGACTCCCCGGGCGCCGAGACCGAGGACCAGATCGCCGCGGGCATCAAGTACACCCTGCGGGTCATCGCCCAGCAGACCTGGGGCTCGCCGAAGCCTGTGCCGACCTACTCCGAGTTCACCCAGCTCTCCGACACCATCGGCCGCTCCCCCGGCTGGGTGCGGCCGATCCCGGGCAACCTGGCGTACAACCGCCCGGTGACGGCCTCCTCGACCGAGACACCGTCGTTCCCCGCCGCCCAGGCCGTCGACGGTGACCCGGCCACCCGCTGGTCCAGTGCCCACACCGACCCGAGCACGATCACCGTCGACCTCGGCTCGAACGTCCCGATCAGCCGGGTGGTCCTCCGCTGGGAGGCCGCCTACGGCAAGGCCTACCAGATCCAGACCTCCACCGACGGCTCCACCTGGACCACTCGCCACAGCACCGCCGCGGGCGACGGCGGCGTGGACGACCTGACCGGCCTCACCGGCACCGGCCGCTATGTACGCATGAACGGAACCCAGCGCGGCACCACCTACGGCTACTCGCTCTACGAATTCGAGGTGTACTCCCCCGCCCGGACCGGCCAGATCAAAGGCGTCGGCTCAGGCCGCTGCCTGGACATCCCCGCCTCCCAGACCTCTCCCGGTACCCAACTCACCATCTGGGACTGCCACGGCGACGCCAACCAAACCTGGACGCCGGCCGCCGACGGCACGGTCCGATCGCTCGGTGTCTGCATGACCGCCGCCGCCACGACCGCCGGAACCCCGGTCACCGTCTCTCCCTGCACGCCCTCCGGCACCCAGCTGTGGGCCTACGAAACCGACACCCGCCGCCTGCGCAACACCGCGTCCGGCAAGTGCCTCGACGTCAGCGCCGAAGCCACCGCCAACAACAGCAAACTCATCCTCTACACCTGCCACACCGGCGCGAACCAGCAATGGACACTGCCCACCTGA
- a CDS encoding CAP domain-containing protein, translating to MPRRSSRTTHSSAGLFTSAEPPVGTPSNTRAEVRRERAAQRRRTVVVAAATAVVIAGGTAVVLSDPSESDEPRPLAAVESAAPAKAVAPQSPSPSATSRSAAPTPSPSSPSSKPSPSKTATSRPGTSTAEPKPEPTPARTPQQAPPAAAAPADVAAQVLEVVNAERGKAGCGPLALNGKLTTAAQRHSEDMAARHYFDHTNPDGKGPGDRITAAGYSWQSVGENIAAGQGSPADVMGSWMNSPGHRANILNCDFKEMGLGMHDDASGGPWWTQAFASGW from the coding sequence ATGCCACGTCGTTCCTCCCGCACCACGCACTCGTCAGCGGGGCTCTTCACCTCTGCCGAACCGCCAGTCGGCACACCAAGCAACACGCGTGCCGAGGTGCGCCGCGAGCGAGCGGCACAGCGCCGCCGTACCGTCGTCGTGGCCGCGGCAACCGCGGTCGTGATCGCCGGGGGCACCGCCGTCGTACTGAGCGACCCGTCGGAGTCCGACGAGCCCCGCCCCTTGGCCGCGGTGGAGTCGGCCGCTCCCGCGAAGGCCGTTGCCCCGCAGAGCCCTTCGCCGTCTGCGACCTCGCGGTCCGCTGCTCCCACTCCCTCCCCCAGCTCCCCTTCTTCCAAGCCGAGCCCCAGCAAGACGGCCACATCCCGACCGGGGACGAGCACCGCCGAGCCGAAGCCGGAACCCACGCCCGCCCGGACGCCGCAGCAGGCTCCCCCGGCTGCGGCCGCGCCCGCCGACGTCGCCGCGCAGGTCCTCGAAGTGGTCAACGCCGAACGCGGCAAGGCGGGATGCGGTCCGCTCGCACTGAACGGCAAGCTCACGACGGCGGCCCAGCGCCACTCGGAAGACATGGCGGCACGCCACTACTTCGACCACACCAACCCTGACGGGAAGGGCCCCGGCGACCGCATCACCGCGGCCGGCTACAGCTGGCAGAGCGTGGGCGAGAACATCGCGGCAGGCCAGGGGTCCCCTGCCGACGTGATGGGCTCGTGGATGAACAGTCCAGGTCACCGCGCGAACATCCTCAACTGCGACTTCAAGGAAATGGGCCTGGGGATGCACGACGACGCATCCGGAGGGCCGTGGTGGACGCAGGCCTTCGCCAGCGGCTGGTGA
- a CDS encoding sigma-70 family RNA polymerase sigma factor: MRNSTPGDAAGPVGSDADLTVHIRSGVPGDAQAAAEELYRRHRAPVLAYARTCTRDSHTAEDLTSEAFARALRAVQGGSGPQDAWRPYLLTTVRRTAAAWCRTARRTELAPDFEAWLSEAPMAESGEEWLLHQEEGNRVVRAFRSLPERWRTVLWHSAVEGESPERIAPLLGLSASGVASLTARAREGLREAYLAEYASDPDASEECRHYTGLLAASIRRAGRRRRHQGLERHLADCPRCRHASLELRDLNETLGVALPVGVLMWAGASYGSKAAGAGGAAAGLGKTASGMGTGLKAVGIGAVVLAISVGVYLPFRDGDEPREAPAPRAAAPTSTPPPKPSESPSSSPTRNPTPSPSRPTASPPPSWSPAATDRTQLPIVSTGRCMDIDPVEGAEPYEAACDGSRTQQWELLVDRAAHEVRLRNYATGMCLANSGTEADGAPVRQQRAACTSTEPTARWTYYAGGDGKVVLAQLGSGLYYLGLDDWHNAAQGNPNSPAIGTTANYYNTPSLRFRYAGDAFSV; the protein is encoded by the coding sequence ATGCGCAACAGCACCCCCGGCGACGCCGCCGGACCGGTCGGCAGTGACGCCGACCTGACTGTCCACATACGCAGCGGCGTGCCCGGCGACGCCCAGGCCGCGGCGGAGGAGCTTTACCGGCGACACCGCGCTCCGGTGCTGGCCTACGCGCGCACCTGCACCCGGGACTCGCACACTGCGGAGGACCTGACCTCGGAGGCGTTCGCCCGGGCGCTTCGGGCCGTACAGGGCGGCAGTGGCCCTCAGGATGCCTGGCGCCCCTATCTCCTGACGACAGTCCGCCGGACCGCGGCCGCCTGGTGCCGGACAGCGCGTCGCACGGAACTCGCGCCCGATTTCGAGGCCTGGCTGTCCGAAGCACCGATGGCGGAGAGCGGAGAGGAGTGGCTGCTGCACCAGGAGGAGGGCAACCGGGTGGTTCGCGCCTTTCGCAGTCTCCCCGAACGCTGGCGGACCGTCCTGTGGCACTCGGCGGTCGAGGGTGAGTCGCCGGAGCGGATCGCGCCCTTGCTCGGCCTCAGCGCGAGCGGCGTCGCCTCGCTCACGGCGCGTGCCCGGGAAGGGCTGCGGGAGGCGTATCTGGCGGAGTACGCCAGCGATCCGGATGCGTCGGAGGAATGCCGCCATTACACGGGCCTGCTCGCCGCCTCGATCCGCCGCGCCGGGCGGCGCCGCCGCCATCAGGGCCTGGAGCGGCACCTCGCGGACTGTCCCCGGTGCCGCCACGCGAGTCTCGAACTGCGCGATCTGAACGAGACTTTGGGTGTCGCGCTGCCCGTCGGTGTCCTGATGTGGGCGGGAGCCTCGTACGGGTCGAAGGCCGCCGGTGCCGGCGGAGCCGCGGCCGGCCTCGGCAAGACCGCATCCGGTATGGGTACGGGCCTCAAGGCGGTCGGCATCGGCGCTGTCGTGCTGGCCATCTCCGTCGGCGTCTACCTCCCCTTCAGGGACGGCGACGAGCCCCGAGAAGCCCCCGCTCCGAGGGCAGCTGCCCCCACCTCAACTCCCCCTCCGAAACCGAGTGAGTCCCCGTCATCGTCCCCTACCCGTAACCCGACGCCCTCGCCGAGCAGGCCCACCGCGTCGCCGCCCCCGTCCTGGTCGCCCGCCGCGACCGACCGGACCCAGCTACCGATCGTGTCCACCGGAAGGTGCATGGACATCGACCCGGTCGAGGGGGCCGAGCCTTACGAGGCCGCGTGTGACGGTAGCCGCACGCAACAGTGGGAGCTGCTCGTCGACCGCGCCGCACACGAGGTACGGCTTCGCAATTACGCGACCGGGATGTGCCTCGCCAATTCGGGTACGGAGGCGGACGGCGCCCCGGTCCGTCAGCAGCGCGCCGCCTGCACGTCGACGGAGCCCACCGCCCGCTGGACGTATTACGCGGGCGGGGACGGCAAGGTCGTTCTCGCACAGCTCGGATCCGGCCTGTACTACCTCGGTCTGGACGACTGGCACAATGCCGCACAGGGCAATCCCAACTCTCCAGCCATCGGTACGACAGCGAACTACTACAACACGCCTTCCCTGCGCTTCCGTTACGCGGGGGACGCCTTCAGCGTTTGA
- a CDS encoding LPXTG cell wall anchor domain-containing protein yields the protein MSTRHRLRWGFTVPAILAMVMALAWTLIGLPGWTGTAKAAPAGKLSAAVTPPVACDKKDSPDKGWIQVFYVYRNGESRFEEMRDTVKRIAWNIDQTFEASAQRFGQGDSRRLRFVQDDNCQIEVTPIGADLPDKLSLGEARGHADDWIKEHLVKDDSGYFGRHKPVYFVDAEGVDGCGLGGGAHAGGLGGGWGGVTFGCWGEQALTHELIHAFGLNHCNGADDQGNDPICRGADQTPRCDDLLAGTVLDCAKDEFAYFHPRPAPGSPLAENPEGNIANSPYLIKNQPAPPVDAQLVGTKGQCLASGGAGKAAAQKECGDDTVWRRTISTDGYFQLELKGTKQCLSSTESGDKAHVLSACDKGDERQHWMMFDAAGPDKEHYRLANRATKEEARIADESEFKMHFSVGSATTDTEGTEPTSDEPSEQGAEPQSDGTKPASSDADLAATGGDMGTSVSIAIGALALAVLGGAILMKTRRKRAASSHRAR from the coding sequence GTGAGCACACGACACAGACTGAGGTGGGGATTCACCGTCCCCGCAATCCTCGCCATGGTGATGGCCCTGGCATGGACCCTGATCGGTCTGCCGGGCTGGACCGGCACGGCGAAGGCCGCACCCGCGGGGAAGTTGTCGGCGGCGGTCACTCCCCCCGTGGCCTGCGACAAGAAGGACAGCCCGGACAAGGGCTGGATCCAGGTCTTCTACGTGTACCGCAACGGCGAGAGCCGATTCGAGGAGATGCGTGACACCGTCAAGCGCATCGCCTGGAACATCGACCAGACCTTCGAGGCGAGTGCCCAGCGCTTCGGACAGGGCGACAGCCGCAGGCTGCGGTTCGTGCAGGACGACAACTGTCAGATCGAGGTCACCCCGATCGGCGCCGACCTCCCGGACAAGCTCAGCCTGGGCGAGGCCCGAGGACATGCGGACGACTGGATAAAGGAGCACTTGGTCAAGGACGACAGCGGCTATTTCGGTCGGCACAAGCCCGTCTACTTTGTCGACGCCGAAGGTGTGGACGGCTGCGGGCTCGGCGGCGGCGCCCATGCCGGTGGTCTCGGCGGCGGATGGGGTGGGGTGACGTTCGGGTGCTGGGGCGAGCAAGCCCTCACCCATGAATTGATCCACGCCTTCGGGCTCAACCACTGCAACGGCGCCGACGACCAGGGCAACGACCCCATCTGCCGCGGCGCCGACCAGACGCCGCGCTGCGACGACCTGCTGGCGGGGACCGTACTGGACTGCGCGAAGGACGAGTTCGCGTACTTCCACCCGCGGCCCGCACCCGGCAGCCCGCTCGCCGAGAACCCCGAGGGGAACATCGCCAACAGCCCGTACCTCATCAAGAACCAGCCGGCGCCGCCGGTGGACGCCCAGCTGGTGGGGACCAAGGGGCAGTGCCTGGCATCCGGGGGTGCCGGCAAGGCCGCTGCCCAGAAGGAGTGCGGGGACGACACCGTGTGGCGCCGCACCATCAGCACCGACGGCTACTTCCAGTTGGAGCTGAAGGGCACGAAGCAGTGCCTCAGCAGCACCGAGTCCGGCGACAAGGCGCATGTCCTGAGCGCCTGCGACAAGGGGGACGAGCGGCAGCACTGGATGATGTTCGACGCTGCCGGCCCGGACAAGGAGCACTACAGGCTGGCGAACCGCGCGACGAAGGAGGAGGCGCGGATCGCCGATGAGTCGGAATTCAAGATGCACTTCAGCGTGGGGTCGGCGACCACCGACACCGAAGGCACCGAGCCCACCTCCGACGAGCCGTCCGAGCAGGGTGCGGAACCGCAGTCGGACGGCACCAAGCCGGCCTCGTCCGACGCCGACCTCGCCGCGACCGGTGGCGACATGGGCACCTCCGTGTCGATCGCGATCGGCGCTCTCGCGCTGGCCGTGCTCGGTGGCGCCATCCTTATGAAGACCCGCCGCAAGCGCGCCGCGTCTTCCCACCGCGCACGCTGA